In Herpetosiphonaceae bacterium, the genomic stretch CGTAGCGCTCGCACTCCGGCGCGATGCGGAAGAGCAGCAGGCCGGTGCCGCAGCCAAGCTCCAGCACCCGGCGCGGACGCAGCGCTTTGATCCGCGTCACGGTCTGCTCGACCCAGACGCGCATCTGGGCGTCGGGGATCGGCAGGCCGCTGTAGCTGCTATTCCAACCGCTGGTATTAAAGGTCGGATCTTGCTGCGGCCCGACCTCGCGGTAGGTTTCCTCGAAGAGCTGCTGCCACTGGGTGATCTGCTCCGCGTTTTGAGTTTCGAGCTCGGAGCTTCGAGTTTCGAGTTCCTGGCGCTCGCTTTGTTCTTTGAACGTTGTTCTTTGTTCTGCTACGACGTACGCCACCAGCCGCCGCTCGCCCGACTCCGCGCCGTGCGTCGTGACCACCGCCTCGCGCACGGCGGGATGCTGGCGCAGCGCCGCCGCGATCTCGTCAAGCTCGATCCGGAAGCCGCGCACCTTGACCTGATCGTCGATCCGGCCAAGGTATTCGAGATTGCCGTCGGGCAGCAGCCGCACGCGATCACCCGTGCGATACAGGCGCGATCCAGGCTCGCCGCCGAACGGATCGGGGATGAAGCGCTCGGCGGTCAGCGCAGGCCGGTTGTGGTAGCCGCGCGCCAGGCCCACCCCGCCGATGTGTAGCTCGCCGGGCACGCCCAGCGGCACCGGCTCTCCGTACGGATCGAGCACATACGCGCGGATATTGGCGATCGGACGACCGATCGGCACGGTCGTCACGTCGGCGGGCAGCGCGGTGACATGATACAGCGTCGGGCCGATCGTCGCCTCGGTCGGGCCATAGGCGTTGACGAACCGGTGCCCCGCCGACCACTGCCGCGCCAGCTCCGCCGGGCAGCTCTCGCCCGCCGAGATCACCGTCTGGAGTCCAGGCACCTCCTCGGACGGCAGCAGCGTCAGCATCGACGGCGGCAGCGTCGCCACGGTGATCGCACTGTCGCGCAGGAATTGTAGCAGCGCAGGCCGCGACAGGATCAGCTCGCGCTCGGCCAGGTGCAGGCTCGCCCCGGCGACCAGCGTGGTGAAGATCTCGGAGGCCGAGGCGTCGAAGCTGAGCGACGCGAATTGCAGCACGCGGCTCTCCGGCACGATCCCAAAGGCCGCGATCTGTTCCCACACCAGGTTGCACAGCCCGCGATGCGCGATCAGCACGCCCTTGGGCCAGCCCGTCGAGCCGGAGGTGTAGATCACATACGCCAGATGGTAGGGATCGACGTGGCACACCGGATTAGTCGCGGGCTGCCCCGCGATGCGCTCCCACTCGGTATCCAGACAGACAATCCGCGACTCGGTCTGCGGCAGCGTCGGCTGGAGCCGCGACTGTGTCAGCAGCACGGGCGCCTGTGCGTCGTCGAGCATGAACTGAATGCGCTCGCGGGGATAGGCCGGATCGATCGGCACGTACGCGCCGCCCGCCTTCAGCACGCCCAGCACGCCGACGACCATCTCGATCGAGCGCTCGACGCATACGCCTACCCGCGTATCCGGCCCGACGCCCAGCGCGCGCAGCTCGTGCGCCAGGTGATTGGCACGCCGATTCAGCTCATCGTACGATAGGAAGCGATCGTGGAAGACTACCGCCCGCGCCGCCGGTGTGCGCTCTGCCTGCGCCTCGATCAGCGCGTGGATCGGCTGCACCGCGCGATCGGCCTGCATCGCGTTCCAGGCGGTCAGCACGCGCTCGCGCTCCGGCTCTGCCAGCAGCGGCAGCCTGCCGATCGGCTGTGCGGGATCGGCGACGATGCCCTCCAGCAGCGTCTGGAAATGGCGCAGCATACGCGCGATCGTCGCGTCGTCGAAGAGATCGGTGCTGTACTCAAGCGCGCCGCCCAGGCCGTCCGCACGCTCCCACATGAACATCGTCAGATCGAACTTGGACGTGCCGCTGTCCACATCCAGCGCCATAAAGGTCAGATCTTCGACGTTGAGCGGCGGCAGCGGCGCGTTCTGGAGCGCGAACGCCACCTGGAAGATCGGCTGGCGGCTCAGATCGCGATCGGGATGCAACTGCTCGACCAGATACTCGAAGGGCAAGTCCTGATGCATGTACGCGCCCAGCGCCACCTCGCGCACGCGCAGCAGCAGCTCGCGGAAGCTCGGATTGCCCGACAGATCCGTGCGCAGCACCAGCGTGTTGACGAAAAAGCCGATCAGCGGCTCGGTTTCCTGGCGCGTGCGGTTGGCGATCGGCGAGCTGACCAGCAGATCATCCTGGCCGCTGTAGCGGTAGAGCAAGGTCTGCCAGGCCGCCAGCAGCGTCATGTAGAGCGTGGCCGACTCGCGCTGGCTCAGCGCGATCAGCGCATCGTGGAGCGCCCTGGGCATGACGAAGCGCTGCGTGCTGCCCCGGAACGATTGGACCGGCGGGCGCGGATGATCGGTCGGCAGCTCCAGCACCGGCAGCTCGCCGCCGAGATGCTCTTTCCAGTAGCTAAGCTGCTGCTCAAGCACCGCGCCCTGCAACCACTGGCGCTGCCAGACGGCAAAATCGGCGTACTGGATCAACAGCGGCGGCAGATCGTTCGCGCCATGCGGGCTGATGATCCCGGCAAAGGTCGAGTAGAGCGCCGCCAGCTCGCGGATCAAAATGCCCATCGACCAGCCATCCGAGACGATATGATGCATCGTCAGCAGCACGATATGGTCGGTATCGCTCAGGCGCAGCAGCGTGGCGCGCAGCACCGGGCCGTGGGCCAGATCAAAGGGCTGCTGCGCCTCGGCGGTGGCAAGCTGCCGCGCACGGTCGTCGCGCGCGGCCTCCGGCAGCGCGCGCAGATCAACGACCGGCAGCGGGATCGGCATGTCGGGCGTGATCACCTGCACCGGCGCGCCATCTCGCGCCATGAAAGTCGTGCGCAGCGCCTCATGCCGCCGCACAATCTGGCTGAGACTTCGCGCCAGGGCTGCCTCGTCCAGCCGCCCGATCAGCCGCACGGCGGCGGGCACGTTATAGAATGGATTGCCGGGCACAAGCTGATCGAGAAACCAGAGCCGCTGCTGGGCAAACGAGAGCGGCAGCGGCTGCTCGCGCGGCACTGGCACCAGCGGCGGCGCGGCGGCGATCACCGCCGCTGTGCGCGCGGCATCGATGCGCTCGGCCAGGCCCGCGACGGTCGGCGCTTCAAAGACCGCGCGCAGCGGCAGCTCGACCTCGAACGCATCGCGCACGCGGGTGATCACCTGGGTGGCGAGCAGCGAGTGACCGCCGAGCTCGAAGAAGTTGTCGTGCAGCCCGGCGCGCTCGACGCCCAGGATGCTGGCCCAGATCCCCGCAACCATCTGCTCGGTCGGCGTGCGCGGCGCGACGAACGCGCCTGTTGTCTCGAAGCTGCCCTGGTCGGGCGCCGGCAAGGCTTTGCGATCGACCTTGCCGCTGGGCGTGACCGGCAGCGCGGGCAGCACCACAAACACACTCGGCACCATGTACTCCGGCAGATGCTCCTTCAGGTAGGCGCGGAGTTCGGAGTTTCGAGTTCCACGTTCCACGTTCCACGTTTCAGGTTCCGGCTGCCCAGTTCCTTTGTGCTTTTGTTCCGGTGTTCCTTTGTTCCCCTGTTCTACCACGTACGCTACCAACCGTTTCTGCGGGTGCCCGCCTGCGGGCGACAGATCCTCCCGCGCCACGACCACCGCGTCCTGTATCGCAGGATGCCGGTTGAGCACGGCCTCGACCTCGCCCAGCTCGACGCGGAAGCCGCGAATCTTGACCTGATGGTCGATCCGGCCCAGGAATTGAATCGTGCCGTCTGGCCGGTAGCGCGCCAGATCGCCGCTCTTGTAGAGCCGCCCGCCCGATCCGCCGAACGGATCGGGAACGTACTTCTCGGCGGTCAGATCGGGCCGGTTGCAGTAGTCGCGCGCCAGGCACACGCCGCCGATATAGACCTCGCCCGCCACGCCGACCGGCACCGGCTGAAGCTGCCGATCCAGCAGATAGATCTGCGTGTTGGCGATCGGACGACCGATCGGCGGCAGCGCGGGCCACTCGTGTGGATCGCCCGCCAGAATATGCGCGGTACAGACATGCGTCTCGGACGGGCCGTAGTAGTTCTGCAAGCGCGCGCCCGGAAGCTGTTCAAAGAGCCTGACGATCTGCCGTGTCACCTGCAACTGCTCGCCCGCCGTCAGCAGATCGCGGATACCGCCGGGCACCGTGCCATAGCTATCGGCGACCTCGGCCAGTTGTTGCAGCGCGACAAACGGCAGGAACATCCACTCCACCGCGTGCTCGCGCAGCACATGCAGCAGCGCCACCGAATCGCGGCGGATCTCCTCGCTGATCATCACCAGCCTGCCGCCCCGATACCACGTGGCAAACATCTCCTGAAACGAGGCGTCGAAGCTGATCGGCGCGAACTGCACGGTCGTCGGCGGATGCTGCCCCGGCGTCGAGTCGCGCAGCCCCCAGGCGATCAGGTTCATCAGCGCGCGATGCGGCATGCTGATCCCTTTGGGCCAGCCCGTCGAGCCGGAGGTGTAGATCACATACGCCAGATGGTCGGGGTCCACGTCGCGGCGGGGATTATCGTCCGGCTGCTCCGCGATCGTCGGCCAGTCGGTATCCAGGCAGCGCACGTGCAGGCCGTGGCTGGGCAGGCGCTCCCGCAGCCGCTCCTGGGTCAGCAGCACCAGCGCCCGCGCGTCGTGGAGCATATACTCCAGCCGCTCCAGCGGATAGGCCGGATCGAGCGGCAGGTACGCGCCGCCCGCCTTGAGGATGCCCAGCACGCCGATCATCAGGTCCGGCGAGCGCTCGACGCACAGGCCGACGCAGACATCGGGGCCAACGCCCAGGGCACGAAGCTGATGT encodes the following:
- a CDS encoding amino acid adenylation domain-containing protein — encoded protein: MNQEDIVDIYRLSPIQQGILFHSLYTPETGVYVEQYIWPLPYAIDIAAFARAWQRLIERHAVLRTSFFWEDLDEPLQVVHRRVDVPFVFLDWRDLPSDEQESRIEAYLAADRRKGFQFNAPPLLRLSLIQLADDEFRFVWSYHHILLDGWSVSLLLGEVLAVYEALHNRQQPQAKRVRPYRDYITWLREQDLDRAEEFWRDTLRGFRTPTPLGIDTPVPAPIDESTRYTEQSLVFSLESTAALLEAARQHHLTLSTIVQGAWALLLSRYSGESDIVYGVTVSGRSPKLAGSDAMIGVFINTLPLRVQIQPAAALATWLEQIQGHLAELRQYEHSPLLDVQQWSDLPRGTSLFESIVVIENFPFESAERNRSLQLLRRTNYPLTIIAESRPNLIVDISYDRQRFDDATIARVLGHLRTVLDALIADPMQRLGDISILTVEERHQLLVEWNATTAEYPQRGDVCDPFEAQAARTPDAIAVVGADRSLSYAELNRRSNQLAHQLRALGVGPDVCVGLCVERSPDLMIGVLGILKAGGAYLPLDPAYPLERLEYMLHDARALVLLTQERLRERLPSHGLHVRCLDTDWPTIAEQPDDNPRRDVDPDHLAYVIYTSGSTGWPKGISMPHRALMNLIAWGLRDSTPGQHPPTTVQFAPISFDASFQEMFATWYRGGRLVMISEEIRRDSVALLHVLREHAVEWMFLPFVALQQLAEVADSYGTVPGGIRDLLTAGEQLQVTRQIVRLFEQLPGARLQNYYGPSETHVCTAHILAGDPHEWPALPPIGRPIANTQIYLLDRQLQPVPVGVAGEVYIGGVCLARDYCNRPDLTAEKYVPDPFGGSGGRLYKSGDLARYRPDGTIQFLGRIDHQVKIRGFRVELGEVEAVLNRHPAIQDAVVVAREDLSPAGGHPQKRLVAYVVEQGNKGTPEQKHKGTGQPEPETWNVERGTRNSELRAYLKEHLPEYMVPSVFVVLPALPVTPSGKVDRKALPAPDQGSFETTGAFVAPRTPTEQMVAGIWASILGVERAGLHDNFFELGGHSLLATQVITRVRDAFEVELPLRAVFEAPTVAGLAERIDAARTAAVIAAAPPLVPVPREQPLPLSFAQQRLWFLDQLVPGNPFYNVPAAVRLIGRLDEAALARSLSQIVRRHEALRTTFMARDGAPVQVITPDMPIPLPVVDLRALPEAARDDRARQLATAEAQQPFDLAHGPVLRATLLRLSDTDHIVLLTMHHIVSDGWSMGILIRELAALYSTFAGIISPHGANDLPPLLIQYADFAVWQRQWLQGAVLEQQLSYWKEHLGGELPVLELPTDHPRPPVQSFRGSTQRFVMPRALHDALIALSQRESATLYMTLLAAWQTLLYRYSGQDDLLVSSPIANRTRQETEPLIGFFVNTLVLRTDLSGNPSFRELLLRVREVALGAYMHQDLPFEYLVEQLHPDRDLSRQPIFQVAFALQNAPLPPLNVEDLTFMALDVDSGTSKFDLTMFMWERADGLGGALEYSTDLFDDATIARMLRHFQTLLEGIVADPAQPIGRLPLLAEPERERVLTAWNAMQADRAVQPIHALIEAQAERTPAARAVVFHDRFLSYDELNRRANHLAHELRALGVGPDTRVGVCVERSIEMVVGVLGVLKAGGAYVPIDPAYPRERIQFMLDDAQAPVLLTQSRLQPTLPQTESRIVCLDTEWERIAGQPATNPVCHVDPYHLAYVIYTSGSTGWPKGVLIAHRGLCNLVWEQIAAFGIVPESRVLQFASLSFDASASEIFTTLVAGASLHLAERELILSRPALLQFLRDSAITVATLPPSMLTLLPSEEVPGLQTVISAGESCPAELARQWSAGHRFVNAYGPTEATIGPTLYHVTALPADVTTVPIGRPIANIRAYVLDPYGEPVPLGVPGELHIGGVGLARGYHNRPALTAERFIPDPFGGEPGSRLYRTGDRVRLLPDGNLEYLGRIDDQVKVRGFRIELDEIAAALRQHPAVREAVVTTHGAESGERRLVAYVVAEQRTTFKEQSERQELETRSSELETQNAEQITQWQQLFEETYREVGPQQDPTFNTSGWNSSYSGLPIPDAQMRVWVEQTVTRIKALRPRRVLELGCGTGLLLFRIAPECERYVGTDFSRAALHSVQQQAAQSLPQVTLLQRTADDFSGIEPGSFDTVIINSVVQYFPSGEYLLRVLEGAVEAVAEGGQIFIGDVRSLPLLEALHASVQLYQAASSLTKAQLQQRVRARIAQEEELLIDPAFFVALRQHLPQIGMVDVRLKRGRNDNELTRFRYDVTLHVGKRPTAHTAGQHLDWQQDGLSVAAVRELLAAHAPEALTIAHVPNARVQSDVRLAALLAASDGAATVGDLRRALSSGGVDPEDLWSLGDALPYAVGISWSDTPDRFDVTFRRRAAAEHDTEASTGYTVDLAQLKPWSGYVNNPLQGRFARRLVPQLRRFLDARLPEYMLPAAFVLLDALPLTPNGKIERRALPEPESLRPTLDTGYVAPRTELEQTAAAIWSDLLQIDRVGMNDNFFDLGGHSLLLVQLHSRLRDALSREISVIDLFKYPTISALSEHLSHEGAAPVDVVESAQEPTPQRSELRREGVRRQKDLRQRHRANKQQVGDQDDE